The Verrucomicrobiota bacterium genome segment AGTGTGTCATTCCCAAAGATTAGCGTACATTGGAGAGTCGATCAAACAAAGGTGCGCTAGCTTGTGCTAACTGATTATGCATCTCTTGGAGTGGTCGGTAGACTTTCACATGCTCTTTCACTGGCTTACACTTAGTTTTAGGGTCTGTCTTCACAAAAGCATCCGTTATTTTTTGAATACGAAGATTCTCTCCTCTAGATAGTCCGTAGCACCACTTCGCCTGGATTGCCGCTCCTAGCGCGGCTCCTTCTGCGGTTGCCAACGCTACAACCTCTGCTTCAAAGATGTCTGCTACAATTTGGCGCCATACAGGATTTTTGGATCCACCTCCAGTCAGACGAATTTGTTTGGGCCGTATGCCCAAATCTCTTAGCCTATTAAGACCGTAGTTCAATCCAAAAGTTACACCCTCCATAGCGGCCCGAGCCATGTAGCCCGGTTTAAAAGTCGTCGAGTCTAGGCCAAAATAAACGCCTTTTCCATTGGGCAGATTCGGCACTCTCTCTCCCTCAAAATAAGGTAAAAGCTGAAGCCCTCCACAACCCACAGGCACCTTAGCGGCTTCCTTTGTTAATCTATCATTTGTCCACTTGAATACTGTTTTGACCAATTCTGTAGCAACAGTTGCATTCATGGTGCAAATTAAAGGCAACCAAGCGCCTGTGCTATCACAGAAAGCAGCCACCTGGCCTAGAGAATCAATCGTAGGCCGAGCAGAATAAGCATAGATGGTGCCCGAAGTCCCTAAACTTAAGGTAACAACACCTACTTTGGTGTTACCGGTCCCAATGGCACCCATCATATTATCGCCACCCCCAGCAGAAACAACAACCCCTGGTGATAGCCCCAATTTTCTAGCTACCTTAGAATCAAGAAGCCCTGCCGGCTGAGAGCTGTTATGAATTTTAGGTAACTTACGTTCTAAGTTTGGATCAATGGAACGCACCAATTTGCTATGCCATTTTCTTGTCTTCACATCAAACAGTCCGGTTCCAGAAGCATCACCAGGCTCCATCGTAATAGCGCCACCCGTTAGATAATAATTTAAGTAATCATGTGGAAGTAAAACCGTCGCTAGTTTAGCATAGTTTTTGGGTTCTTTTTTTTTCAACCAGGCAATTTTAGACGCCGTAAAACCTGCCGGAATAGAGTTGCCTCCCAAGGCTATTACTTTTTTGGGGCCACCTAACTTCTTAATAAGAGAATTCGCTTCATTTGAGGTACTCGTATCACACCATAGTTTAGCGGGACGAATAACATTTCCATCAGAATCTAAAGCAACAAAACCGTGCTGTTGTCCTGAAACACCTATACCCTTAACTTGCTCCGGTTTGATCTTGGATTTCCGCACAGCCTCTCTGATCGAGCGCTCCATAGCACTCACCCAAGTCTTGGGTTCTTGCTCTTTAGCTCCTTCAGGCAAGTGAGGTATTAAGCCATAAGTCGCATTAGCCTCGCTAAGTACTTTTCCGTTTTTGCCTTCAAGAACGATTGCTTTTGTGCTTTGCGTTCCGCTATCAATCCCAATAAAAACGTCGCTCATCATGTGCACTATGCACAAGTCAGCAATGAGAATCGAGTGTAAAATGGTTAGATACTGATGGTCCTATTGCTAGATTCTTAATTGTTAAAAGAATCAATTGCGATAGTTGCGTGGGGACTTCGTCGCCATGACACTAGCTTCGTTAGCAATCTGTTTGAGATCTGCTATGGCCATACTGATCGCCAAGTATTCATGTAATATTTGTTTTTTTCTCTTAGACATAACCAACTCCAAGTCTATTTGTTATGAAATATTAAATCCTTCCAAAGTACCTTTTCATCTGAGAATCGTAGCGATGTCTCCAACGCTCCTCTGGGCTCATTGCGGATACTTTTATCAAACGAAAAATAAAATATCCCATTCCAAAGACTGCCGTTGGTCCTACTAAGGCTATAATCTGCTCCATATATGAAGGTTTCGGTGAATAATCCAAAAAACTTAAAAACACACCTATATGGCACTTAGGTAGGGTAAAAACTTCCTCTTTCTATTTAACGTATTTTTTTGAGCGATAAAACGGCAGTATCTTTTGGTAAATTCTGCTGATAGATCATACTTTTTACGTTGAATTGCTTAGAAAGTTGAGTCTGTGAACTTGAAATCTCAGAGAATACTTGGTCTATTAACCTTATCAATTTAGGTGGATTGTAAGGCTTTGGTATAAAATATTCATATCCATGACTCTGATAGTGCTTCAGGGCAGACTCATTTATTTCACTACCGGTCAATACGATCTTGAGATCTGAACCTATCTTCTTCAATAGATTCATGGCTTTCGCTGCTCCAATACTCTCTATTATAGCTATATCTATTATCATAATATCCACAGAACGCATCCGCGATTTTGATCCGTTGTCGCTTCCAAACAGAGATGTATTTGCAGCGACGGTCACTTTATATCCAGCATTTTCAAG includes the following:
- the xylB gene encoding xylulokinase; the protein is MMSDVFIGIDSGTQSTKAIVLEGKNGKVLSEANATYGLIPHLPEGAKEQEPKTWVSAMERSIREAVRKSKIKPEQVKGIGVSGQQHGFVALDSDGNVIRPAKLWCDTSTSNEANSLIKKLGGPKKVIALGGNSIPAGFTASKIAWLKKKEPKNYAKLATVLLPHDYLNYYLTGGAITMEPGDASGTGLFDVKTRKWHSKLVRSIDPNLERKLPKIHNSSQPAGLLDSKVARKLGLSPGVVVSAGGGDNMMGAIGTGNTKVGVVTLSLGTSGTIYAYSARPTIDSLGQVAAFCDSTGAWLPLICTMNATVATELVKTVFKWTNDRLTKEAAKVPVGCGGLQLLPYFEGERVPNLPNGKGVYFGLDSTTFKPGYMARAAMEGVTFGLNYGLNRLRDLGIRPKQIRLTGGGSKNPVWRQIVADIFEAEVVALATAEGAALGAAIQAKWCYGLSRGENLRIQKITDAFVKTDPKTKCKPVKEHVKVYRPLQEMHNQLAQASAPLFDRLSNVR